TCACTTACACATAAAGCAACTAACTTCACaattggttgtaactaactaactaacagtTTGTTGTAACAAACTTATTAACAAACTAAACTAACATCCAAACTAACAAAGTATCACAACTGTGGGCATCTGTACTCTGCAGATGCTCAATCATTTGTTAGCACATTTGAATTACACTTCAACAGATGTCAGGCGATCCTCTAGAAGTTTATTGATGTCAAGTTTAAGAGCAATGTCTCAAATATTTATTTGGATGGTTGCTCATGAACATTTTCTCAATAATCACCGGAGAAGCAAATGGGGTGCTGGTAAAGTACCAACAATGAAGTAGTAATGGTCTTGATCCCCTTAAGCATGTGATCAGGAGTTCGATTTAtggctcatgcgtatggagaaaattcggttgggaggggagaaccACCTTGTGTCCCCCACAGGTTCCCCGACGGAGATTAGTCGTCGCTAATAACGATGAAAACTTCGTACAAATAACatggtaacccaaaaaaaataactattatattcttgataaaaaaaaaattaaaaataacgaTTATACCACTATACAAGTtgcattgataaaaaaattataataagtattataaatatGGGACAAGTTGCTTGTTTCCCAAGTAGCCACTTGGTTGAGGACTGAGGAGTCACTCTGCAACCTAGAGGTACTTGGTTCGAAACTTGGcactagtaaaaaaaatatgggaCAAATTGTCACCGATGAAAATGAACATTTACGATGTATATAAGTTGATGTTGTTATTTTTTGAGGCAACATGGATAAGAGTGAAGAATGCTATTGAACAAAAtggcaaattaaaataaattatacacgGGTATTTTACTAgcataaaaaaaaccaaaaaataacatGGAAAACTCATCTCTATTATTGATCACCACCTTTTTAGGCAtttatatatagggggctgctaatttagacccagttgggtctaaattagcaaggtgcaccttttgagttggacaaaaatacccattttttaattttttggaagaatagagcaacaggggcatttctgtaattttctgcaattttacacgggccccccacttctttttccccccccagaCACGTGGCAGCTTCTCATTTGACAAAAAACGCGCGCGTGCagcacacgcgccgacaggcgcgcgtggtgGAGAGGaacacgcggagagagaaagcctttttaaaaggcaggccacgtgtcacattttaattggctgcgttaattttttttcattttatactttaaactcgattatttcatcgtaaattaattttttattttttaatttttataccaaaattcataatttttttttctctacaaatagagacttggtttgtttgatttggacaccgaaaaaaaaaacgcaatttttcactactttaaactcgattatttcgtcgtaaattaattttttattttttattttttataccaaaattcataatttttttttctctacaaatagagacttggttcgtttgatttggacacagaaaaaaaaactcaatttttcactaccttaatctcatcaaataactaataatcaacttactgaaaccattttaccagcaaaatggtttcagtttacaactctctgaaaccattctaccagataaatggtttcagaagcaaacacaattaataaattactcactgaaaccattctaccagtaaaatggtttcagaatacaactatgtgcaaccattctacaaggtaaatggtttgagaagcaaataactaataatctacttactgaaaccattctaccagcaaaatggtttcagattacaactctctgaaaccattgtaccagataaatggtttcagaagcaaacacaattaataaattactcactgaaaccattctaccagtaaaatggtttcagaatacaactatgtgcaaccattctacaagctaaatggtttcagaagcaaataactaataatcaacttactgaaaccattctaccagcaaaatggtttcagattacaactctctgaaaccattgtaccagataaatggtttcagaagcaaacacaattaataaattactcactgaaaccattctaccagtaaaatggtttcagaatacaactatgtgcaaccattctacaagctaaatggtttcagaagcaaataactaataatcaacttactgaaaccattctaccagcaaaatggtttcagattacaactctctgaaaccattgtaccagataaatggtttcagaagcaaacattagtttttaattatcgttttatctcatttaaggtagtgaaaaattgcgtttttttttcggtgtccaaatcgaacgaaccaaatctctatttgtaggaaaaaaaaaaatatgaattttggtataaaaaataaaaaaaaaaaattaatttacgacgaaataatcgagtttaaagtagtgaaaaattgcgttttttttttcggtgtccaaatcaaacaaaccaagtctctatttgtagagaaaaaaaaattatgaattttggtataaaaattaaaaaataaaaaattaatttacgacgaaataatcgagtttaaagcataaaatggaaaaaatcacgcagacccattcatatgctgacacgtggctgcctttttcaaaagtaaaattttctctctccagcttataatctagtgtggcgcagacaagatggtaggatgatctgggctgtctgatcaatcagacagccttaatgagatcacatcttggctgtctgatggaaatcaacggtctgtaaccatggtccttccgtacgcgcgcgacactggatccacgtctattaatttttaagaaggtgggggcgcgtgtcagtatttttttttttatgtaaaattacagaaatgcccctgttgctctattctttcaaaaattaaaagaatgggtattttggtccaattgaaaaggtgcaccttgctaacttagacctaactagggtctaagttagaaaaccccttaTATATATGCCTGActttgttgttttatttaaattgttttagATGGCTGGTTTCATGTGTGACTTGGTGAAACCATATGTGGAGAAATTGGTAGATAAGGCAATAGGAGAAGCACGTTATGTATTTTGCTACACATGTATTGTTAAGGAATTCGAAGATGAAAGGGATACGTTGGAACCATCAAAGACAGCATTGGAGGAGCGTGTACAGGTagcaaaaagaaaagataaagatATTAAAGCTAAGGTTGATATTTGGCAAAAGAATGTTGATAAGCTCTTTAAATTGGAcaccaaaaacaaacaaacatgttTCTTTAAATTTTGTCCTAATTGCATATGGCGATATAAAGAGGGAAAGAAGTTGGTAAAAAATCTGGAACTGATTAAACAACTAAAAGAAGAGGAGGAAAACAGACTTGTAAATATTGAACTCCCTTGCCGTCTTCCAGGTGTTGAGCAGCATTCATCTGAAAATTACATTTCTTTTAAAAGCAGAGAGTTAAAATACAAAGAAATATTGGATGCACTAAAAGATGACAACAATTATATAATTGGATTGCAAGGGATGGGTGGCACAGGAAAAACTACGTTGGCAATGGAAGTGGGTAAAGAACTAAAGCAATCTAAACAATTTTCTCTTGTCATTGATACAACAGTTTCCTTTACTCCTAATGTAAAAAAGATCCAAGATGAAATTGCTGGACCTTTAGGATTGAAATGGGAGAAATGTACTGAATCAGACCGATCGACAAAACTATGGAGTAGATTAACACAAGGTGAGAAAATTCTTCTGATAATGGATGATGTGTGGGAACAAAAGCCACCTTTTGATTTTGATCCAATAGGAATTCCAAAACGGGACAATCGTAAAGGTTGTACAGTTCTTGTAACCTCGCGTAGTAAACAAGTACTCATCCAAATGAAGTGTGATAAGATAATAGAATTGGATCTTTTATCTGAAGAGGAAGCGTGGATCATGTTTAAAAGATGTGCCAGTATATCCAGCAGTTCTGCAAATGATTTGATTGGTTATGGACGTTTGATTGTAAAGGAGTGCAAACAATTGCCAATTGCAATTGCAATTACTGCCAGCAGTTTAATGGGGAAACATGTGGATAAGTGGAAGGGTACACTACAATCCTTTAGGAAGATTGGATCTATGCATGGTGTTGATGATGATTTGGTTGGAATTTATAAATCTTTGCAGGTTAGCTATGAAAATATGATGGATGAAAAGGCCAAGGGGTTGTTCCTCATATGTTCTCTATTCCGAGAAGATGAAAAAATTCATATTGAAGTTCTAACCAGACTTTGCATAGGAGCAGGTGTTTTTGAGGTTGATAATAGCAGCTATGATGAGGTTAGAAACAAAGTATCCGTAGCTAAACACACACTCATAAATTCTTGCATGTTGTTTCCAGTAGATGAAGCACATGTAAAAATGCATGATTTGGTTCGTGATGTTGCTCAATGGATAGCGAACAGAGAGATTCAATGTGTAAATTTGTCTGACAAAAATCAAAAGTTGTTGCTTGGAAAggagaaaaatgttaaatatttattatgtGAAGGGAAGGTCGTTGATTTTATATCCTGTAAGTTTGATGGTTCCAAACTTGAGATTCTAATTGTGGATATGGGTGGAAAATATGGAGATCTCACATGTATTGAAGTCCTAGATTCTTTCTTTGAAAATATTGTCAAGCTTCGAGTTTTGTATTTTGTAGGTGATGATTATCTACAATCTTTATCACTATCAGACTCAATTCAGCGATTGACAAATATTCGATCAATGTTCTTTGATACAGTCGATTTAGGTGACATCTCTATTTTGGGAAACCTGCAAAGTCTTGAGACTCTTGATATGGTTAAGTGCACCATCAGTGAATTGCCAAGTAAATTTACAAAACTGGGGAAATTTAagttgttgaagttgacagattgtaatattattatgaaaaatccaTTTGAAGTTATTAAAAGTTGTTCATCACTTGAggagttgtatttcaaaaacaGTTTTAATAACTTTTGTCAAGAAATAACCTTGCATGAGTTGCAAAGGTATCATATATGTACAGGCTTTGATGTAATGAATGATTCCCTGTCAAAATATCTGGTTTTAAAAGGGGGTGATGAGGATAATTTCTCAAAAGAAACATTCAAGTATTGTATCCAAACAGCAGAGGGTCTTCATCTAACTAGAATTAACAAATGGAGAAATCTCATGCCTGACATAGTTCCTATAAATCTAGGTATGAATGATCTTGTTGAGCTTATTTTGAAATGTGATTCCAAACTTCAATGCCTCATAGACACCAAACAGATTGGTTTTCAAGTACCAAATGTCTTCTCCAAGTTGGTTGTACTAAAGCTCAAGGAAATGGAGGATTTGGAAGAATTATGCAATGGTACCAATACCATCTCCTTTggttatttattcaatttaaagGAACTATCTCTCGAGAGTTGTGGAAATTTGAGAAGCTTGTTTAAATGCAGCCTAGATCTCCGTAATCTAAAGACGGTGACACTAAAAGCATGCTCAACATTGGTTTCTGTTTTTGATTTGTCAACTTCTCGAAGCCTGTTGATGCTGGAGGACTTGAAAATAAGTGATTGTGAGAAATTGGAAAACATATTTACTTATGAAGAAAGGGTAATGGATGGTGATAATGATAATAACAAGAGTTGCAACTCAATGTTTCCAAATCTAAAAGTTGTCTATATTGAGAATTGTCCCCAATTAGAATACATATTTCCAGTTCTTTCTGCTGCTGAAGACCTTTTGTTATTGAAAGTTATCAAAATACATCGGTGTGATAGTCTGAAATACGTATTTGATGGTGATAATGATAATAACAAGAGTTGCAACTCATTGTTTCCAAAGCTGCAAGTTGTCAATATCATAAATTGTTTCCAATTACAATTTATATTTCGACTTCTTTTTGCTAAAGACCTTTTGTTGTTGGAAGCTATCGGCATACAACATTGTCCCAATCTGGAATACATATTTGACCAACCACAGCAAGATCTCGAACTTCCATCACTTAAACAATTACTGATTGTTAGTGTGTCACATTTCATTGGCATATTTCCAGAATCTTATCATCCCAACATGCCTTCATCTATTAAAGGGTCATATGATTCTATTTCCAAGCCACAAACAAAATCCAATAAATTCTCTTGGAGTCATATATGTTGTCAtagaaaaaatttgaaaagtgcTGAAATCCCATCGGTTTCTGAGAATCAACCAAAAGACTGTTCAATCTCCCAGGTAATGCTCTTACATTTTCATGTTAACTTTTGATAATTTCTGTTTTTAATATGATTTACGGAGGAAACATATCTTTTTTCTAAATTGTAAGCtcaaatttagttttttttttttttttttttatttggatgACATTATAGGTattgaattcaaattttctcGGTGAATGTCTTTCAAAATCAATATCACATATCCTGAGCAATATTAAAGTGATAGATCTGGTGATGGTTTCAAATATAAAATCAGTGTTTACGTTGTCTATTGCACCAAAAATGTCATTGGAGAGCTTGACGATTAAAAAATGTTATGAATTGGAGCACATAGTTGTAGACATTGGAGATGGAAGTGATAGAAATGAATTGGGAAATGTCTTCCCAAAATTAAAAATGCTCAAGGTTGAAGAATGTGAGAAATTGGAATACATATTTGGACACAATGATGCTagtgatcatcatcatcatcatcaaaaccACAATAATGAGGTGACTCACCTTCATCTTCCAGCTTTGGAAAAACTCCATCTTCACAGTCTTCCAAGTTTAATCGGCATGTGTACCAAAAACTATCACACAACGTTGCCAACTTTGATTGAAGTTAAAGTCATTGAATGCCCAAAAGTTGCTATCAAATCTATTGGTGATTTCATGGTTACTAATTATTCGATGATTTCAATATCTCAGGAAATTAGTACAACCATCAAGGTACGTACCCACCGCTCTTgccatatatttttattaatgtttGTCAAATTATTAACCGAAGCTCTTTTATGGTCCAATCTTTGAGCCGAGTTGTTGTTGACGATCAGGAGAGGAgacttttatgtattattgaTAGTTAGACTTTGATAGAGTTAAATTATGATTaactaaataatttaaatagtTAAGTTAGAGGTAGAATTTATTTGTTCTCGTGAGTTTAGTTTAGAGGTTGGTGTTAGAACCCCAGATACTCACCTTGATTGgtgacattgcattatatatttaCGTACTTAGTTTGGCGACCACAGTCGGAACCACCGAATTCATCGTAACTACTCGTGCCTCTAGTGTCATATCTACTTCATGCGCCACCTCCACATCTCAAACCTCCTGATCTATACCCAATTGTGCATTTCATAAAGTTTTGATGTtgctgtgtcaaaaaaaaaaaaaaaagttttgatgtTGGTTTTACAAAACCGCCCAAGTCTTAGCTTTTCGGCATGGTGAACTCCGGAAGAATTTCACACCGTTTGATCAAATTGTTGCTTataggagtgctagcaacacactcatTTTACCACACTCTCTTTTAATGGTTAAAATTCATAAGTATTATTCTATTTTCAACTTATATTGATTTTCACAGGTAATTTAACATAATTACATTGTATTTATACATCAAGTAACTAACAAactgttgaatatgttgttgtgttgagtttgtttgaagtcccacattgcttaggttcccggacggttaagtgtataaatatgtgagggtaacctcaccctttgagctagcttttggggatgagatccaagcatatttaacatggtatcagagtcgggttaaggactgcaatgtggacatttgacccaggaccacgctaggcgtgagggtggatgttgaatatgttgcttttggggatgagatccaaacatatttaacacaAACACTACTTGACTACTAAGTAATCTAgttgtaactaactaactacaTAACTGCCTCATAACTTAATGCATTAAGTAAACTAAGCATACCTCAACTAATTGAAAACACAACAACTAATGTGTATGTTTTAATTTCTCATTTGTTTATTGTAGGAATTTAGTGGGAACACGGACCCCTTTCTCGCACTACTAGAAAAACACATTTTAGTGACGGAAATTTGTGAGGGAAATATATCCCCCACGATTTGTAACGGAAATAGTGACggaatcttatattttttaataaattaaagtaaTTAAGGTTTAGCGACAAAATTGGTGACGGAATAAATCCCTCACTAACAATCCGTCATAAAATTCCCTCACAAAACCTAACAAAGTAATTGTTAGTGAGGGATTTGGAGAACAAAATTCTCTTTAAATATTCCGTCACAAATTGCTCTATTAATTTTCAAGTATTTTAAAGTTGTTTCTtaatcttaatataaaaaacgcACCACTCATCGGTGACAAAACCACTCGTAACGGTAGCGCTTCTCTCTGCTCGCCGAGTTTACCTCAACAACAATAATTCTTCCTTCAACTCAATCGAGATTTTCGCTTCCTTCATTTCACAATCAACGCTGGATCGATAATCTCTGATTAGGCTTTTTCCGTTCTTGTAATTTTCCCcaatttggtttgaatttttaGTTCCGATTCATGCGCTTTTGGATACAAATTCATTGTTATATAGCTTGATTCGCGCTTCATTCAATTTAATCGGATTTTTCTTCATTGCAACAATCAATCATCATTACTCAGGTTCTTTTCTcatttcatttttcatcttGTATTTTGTTTGCTTCTAATTTTGAATATCTAATTTTGTGATGTTTTTTCGAAGAGGTTGTGAGAGCTAATTTTGAATCATCATTACGGATCTGGTTGGAGAAGGAAGGGGTTCAAATTTGGAGTGTTTAGCTAGTTTTGAATGTTTTCTAAACATTGTGAGAGCACTAGGAATGTCAATTTCTTCTTTATTCATGTTCTTGATTTGATTATGTTGTTTTAGGGTTGGAGTAACGAAAGGATTATTTCTTCTCATGAGAGTGGTAGAGTTATTTTCTTGTTGGATACTGATCAATCTAACAAGGTAATgtattttagttatttattatGATTTGAAGCGTTGAACATGTTTTTATGAAATTGTTGTTATGATAGGTTGAAGAAGTTGTGAAGAAGATGGAAATTGAGTTTGGAAGTGGATGGATAGCTCATCAGCACTGTAAGGACGGTAAGGTGGATAATTTTATAGCTCTGCTTCACCTCAAAAAACTTGCATGGAATTTTGATTGTGGTGTTGAATTGATTTTAGTGCAATAAAAGTGTATGTTTCAATTAGTTTTTAAGTTATATAAGTGTATGTTTGCAAATGTTCAATAATGAACTGTTTAAATTTATGTAGAAATTGTATTCATTTCAAATATGAAttcattgttattttatttctctGAATTCTCTAAGTTCATATTTCATATGTGAACATGCAGAGCATTAAACTGATAGACTATCTTATGTAAATATTTATGTTCACTTTTGGAAGTTATGATTTGTTAGTTTTAGCAAACTTAAGAGATATTCACAGTATGGTTTGATCCATGACTTTCAGGCTCCAGATTGATATCAATTCATCCCTATATTTCTGTGAGAACTATTGGATGTACATGTGAGTTAAATGCTCTATATAGATgttgaacaaataaatatatcGCACTTTTATTTTACATGTATATAATGCTATTCATTATGAAGCGGTATTACTAGTGTAACCTTAATTATATATTCTTAATTTGCAATACTGTTGTGTTTGGTCTTTACACTTCTCTTATTGTGCACAttcattgaattttattttattacaggTTGGTGTGATCAGAAATCTGGTCcacattcattaaattttttactataatattCTCTAATCAAGGAAGAATTCTATTAAAAAGAACTCTTTGTAAGAAGAGGAATGCTAAGGATAGTCTCTCGAACACTCTAGTCTACTTTAGTCACTCTTTAAACGGCTAAGCTCGTTTAAAACGACTTAGCCGGTTTCCAGTGTCAaggttttaaaaaattgatgcgGTCCAATAACTGAGAGTGTTCCAATGGAGAGTGTTTGAGAGATTCACCTTAGGATTCCTCTGGTAAGAAAGCCATGTTTATGGacttttatatttgaaatttggGCTTTGTTTAGGTCCAGTACTTGGTGTTGATTGGCGCAATAATGTGTCATTTGCCACATGCTCCACTGACACCTTGATACATGTCTGCAAGATTGGAGAAGACGAACCGATAAAAACTTTTGCTGGGCACCAGGTTTGTACACCCTATCTTGTTTTGAATTATTATGCTTTGCACTGAAACACTGATGCCGCGATTATACCTTTTTTGGGAGGGAAAAGGGTCCAATAAAAAACGGGTTGCTGAATTAACTAAACAAATCGCTGGATAACCTTGGGATGATGCTTTCTAGATGAATCCCAAATTTTTAAGGTATATATGACTACATAGGTAGATTTCATTTCAAAATCAGTACAACACTTAAGCGAGGTACCAAAGTTAGCATTATTAGTAACATGCTTTGGTTTACTGAATTCTACTTAACGAGTTTATCGGTTCTGCATTAAATTAAGATATGCTAAATACAATATTGTGCTTTTTTATAATAAGTCTTTACTGTCTGATAACAAATTGTTCTGCTATTGCAGAGTGAAGTAAATCATATCAAATGGGATCCCACAGGTTCACTACTGGCCTCATGTTCAGACGATTGAAtctaaaagttgttatttttcCTTCTCTTAACTGCTATAAAAATAGAGGCAGAGTAAGCATGCTTCTTAAGAACTTTGGTGTTTTCAGTTTTGTGTTGCAAGTCTTAATTGATAATTGAGAAGCCATGTGTAGTAATATTGTTCATGAATTTATCCTCTATGACAATTAAACCTTTCTTGCAATGTGAAGGTTGAAGAATATGAATACTGGAAGCTCAAGTCTCTTTATATCAGCCTTTGGAGGTTAAGAACTTGGATGGTTCTTTGTATAATCCTACTAATTTTTTCAAGTATGCCTTTGACTTTTATATTATTCTTTACTTTCAACATGCATATCAGCTAATGAAAATTAATGAAGGGAAGCTAATATGTTGGGGTTCGATAATGGATTAAGAGCCTTAAAAGATGGAGGTTTCTAGGAATAAATTGAGACAAAGCTCAAGGAACCAGCATTGTAAAAAGTTCAATTTGTATGGTTTGAGTTGAATGTGTAAGGTTGTGGGAGCATTCCTTGTATAGTTGTTGTAAGAGTTCAAGTTTTATTATCCTTCAAGTCTTCAACTATTGTATGTTCACTATTTAGATTTGTGAGATACTTTTGTTTTGAGAATTTGGATGTAAATGTTTCAAGAACGTAGTATATGTACTAAAACCACTTATGGTGTATATGAatcaaatttttgtattttgttgattatcaaaaaaaaaattttttttttataagctgtatttttgtttattaatatGAGATGCTTTTGGATAcaactaaatttatttaattttttttaaaaaaaaattcacattagTGAGGGAAACAATTCCTcacaaaaaatagattctttgAAATTAGTGACGGAAACATTTCCTCACAAATATATCCGTCATAAAATTCCTCACAATTAGTGACGGAAATTGGCTCTGAAATTAAATTTTGGTCTACCATTAGTGACGGATATTCTGCTTGTGACAGACAAAAACCGTCGCAAACTGTGACGGGTATAAAATTCCCTCACAAATATTTTGCGACGCTCGTTTTCTTTACGGATTTTGGGGACTAGCTAAATCCGTCGCTAAACTGGTTTGTGACggattttgttgattttgtgaCGGATTTGCTCCCTctctaattttgatttttctagtagtgtcgCTTTGAAAAGACTCACACTAAACAATAACTCCAAAGTAGAAAATATCTTTTGTCTCAATGAAGCAAATGACCAGCAAATGAATTTAGGTTTGGAAGACATTGAGTTGTATGATCTGTCTATGATGATGTGCCTTTTTGTGGGTCCCAAAAACTATTTTTCTCTCAAAAATCTTACCGGCATAGAAATTGTGCGATGTGAAAAATTGGAAATAGTCTTCTCCACTTCTATATCAAGGTGTCTACCACAGTTGTATTATCTGAG
This portion of the Trifolium pratense cultivar HEN17-A07 linkage group LG3, ARS_RC_1.1, whole genome shotgun sequence genome encodes:
- the LOC123916351 gene encoding uncharacterized protein LOC123916351 isoform X2: MAGFMCDLVKPYVEKLVDKAIGEARYVFCYTCIVKEFEDERDTLEPSKTALEERVQVAKRKDKDIKAKVDIWQKNVDKLFKLDTKNKQTCFFKFCPNCIWRYKEGKKLVKNLELIKQLKEEEENRLVNIELPCRLPGVEQHSSENYISFKSRELKYKEILDALKDDNNYIIGLQGMGGTGKTTLAMEVGKELKQSKQFSLVIDTTVSFTPNVKKIQDEIAGPLGLKWEKCTESDRSTKLWSRLTQGEKILLIMDDVWEQKPPFDFDPIGIPKRDNRKGCTVLVTSRSKQVLIQMKCDKIIELDLLSEEEAWIMFKRCASISSSSANDLIGYGRLIVKECKQLPIAIAITASSLMGKHVDKWKGTLQSFRKIGSMHGVDDDLVGIYKSLQVSYENMMDEKAKGLFLICSLFREDEKIHIEVLTRLCIGAGVFEVDNSSYDEVRNKVSVAKHTLINSCMLFPVDEAHVKMHDLVRDVAQWIANREIQCVNLSDKNQKLLLGKEKNVKYLLCEGKVVDFISCKFDGSKLEILIVDMGGKYGDLTCIEVLDSFFENIVKLRVLYFVGDDYLQSLSLSDSIQRLTNIRSMFFDTVDLGDISILGNLQSLETLDMVKCTISELPSKFTKLGKFKLLKLTDCNIIMKNPFEVIKSCSSLEELYFKNSFNNFCQEITLHELQRYHICTGFDVMNDSLSKYLVLKGGDEDNFSKETFKYCIQTAEGLHLTRINKWRNLMPDIVPINLGMNDLVELILKCDSKLQCLIDTKQIGFQVPNVFSKLVVLKLKEMEDLEELCNGTNTISFGYLFNLKELSLESCGNLRSLFKCSLDLRNLKTVTLKACSTLVSVFDLSTSRSLLMLEDLKISDCEKLENIFTYEERVMDGDNDNNKSCNSMFPNLKVVYIENCPQLEYIFPVLSAAEDLLLLKVIKIHRCDSLKYVFDGDNDNNKSCNSLFPKLQVVNIINCFQLQFIFRLLFAKDLLLLEAIGIQHCPNLEYIFDQPQQDLELPSLKQLLIVSVSHFIGIFPESYHPNMPSSIKGSYDSISKPQTKSNKFSWSHICCHRKNLKSAEIPSVSENQPKDCSISQVLNSNFLGECLSKSISHILSNIKVIDLVMVSNIKSVFTLSIAPKMSLESLTIKKCYELEHIVVDIGDGSDRNELGNVFPKLKMLKVEECEKLEYIFGHNDASDHHHHHQNHNNEVTHLHLPALEKLHLHSLPSLIGMCTKNYHTTLPTLIEVKVIECPKVAIKSIGDFMVTNYSMISISQEISTTIKEFSGNTDPFLALKRLTLNNNSKVENIFCLNEANDQQMNLGLEDIELYDLSMMMCLFVGPKNYFSLKNLTGIEIVRCEKLEIVFSTSISRCLPQLYYLRIEECKELKCIIEDDTENNNLSNVVSSKKCFLNLKVLIVVKCNRLKSLFHVSICNDLPKLKAMMIKEANELQDLFGTDGDQKVEIPNLKLIVFVNLPSLRRTQGIQSQEIRFCFVWNCQNLSPTSTIPTDVDGYDLNRYLGFNSSEYKLIRDLKDIVKLVQEESKQRHQQESKQHNTGSENQSSEATSGDLLTFSQVINVEEGTTSTNADTIALASSGPLVTSECKTSLLVNAYGPIVIYSPPIVTIQPLTTQNVDVGNWHETIFLNDVVMKVSSTIEEQIPNDDEQIVSKSRLSVISSQLPYKGFPYGIEVQATSGHELTFSHENDIDSNINGLETKMKQSAKGKQEYVVNVPRIVEITSIEDSDCLKETEDRSIEEGSTSETRNEPPIQLVADLKQKGTESSFHDFDLGDSQETTRTNNEDVDLYLQMESAYRQFQESKYHDDGNENPNAQTTKEFAEWIEVQATLGHKLTSSQKKMKKAPEAKHTFVEDVPDLEIPSTTLLPTNSEEDGDGKICLPSFSIVNTKPPATKDVDIGDSQETIVEDINKLIEEDPLLALEKLLTGVQSFSIETLLQELKTLMDSTSDLDHLVSNQESKSKLISLLHGLNQHQRLLPSDVKEFVEKVQNFFNDNIKQATSQRVIKKHNLLLDSKTDLMNKLMSAKSTQAHIDSETSTANAKIHELSLQIEDLENQRNALKSVVNKCDVQKMKLKAECTEWAQQSKKFISALASSEVDVREAERARYLAKEGFANLKSSFPTFRKENKRKNNKLQYLLMCVLLVVISFSLNFVSKDMFVIFPQKLRLF